In Xylanibacillus composti, the genomic stretch CAAATCACTGCCGTCCCCAAAGGAAGAGAAACCAATAATCATACTACACTGCCAACAGATGACTCAAGAAGAAAATTCTCATCAAATTCTAAGAATCCCTCGCTTTTGCAGCCGTGGCGCCTGTTTGTGTATGCGGATGAATATTGTGGAATTTCCAACCGTGCTATAGTGAATAACGTGCCCTGCAAAGCAATCTCATCAATCCGGACTTACGAGGGCAGCCGCATTTATCGGACGAGTTCCCATCTCGCTTTTCCAGTAATCGGTGTTGGGTTCGGTGAACGACCATTCAAGGAGGATTCATCCATATGCCATTGTCATCATCTCTGTTCAAGCGTGTCTTGCTGTCTACCGGCCTCAGCCTATCTCTGCTGTCGGCTTCGCTCGCCATCCCGGCCGAGCCTGCTGCAGCCGCTTCCTATTCCCAATCCGTTAAAGCGCAGCATATCATTTCCACCGGCTCCGCCTATATGGGAACGCCTTATAAGTTCGGAGCTAGATCCGGTGTAACGTACCAATTTGACTGCTCGTCCTTTGTCCAGTATATCTTCAAGGCGAACGGCATTTCCTTGCCGCGCACTTCCCGCAGTCAAGCTCATTCCGGCTATTGGGTGGCCAGAGGCAACCTGCAGCCCGGCGATCTGGTCTTTTTCAAAGTTCCGGTATCCCATGTAGCCGTCTATATCGGAAACGGGAAGATCTTGCATACTTACGGTAAGCCCGGTGTCACCATTTCCAACCTGAACAGCGGATACTGGAATCGCCATTACAATACAGCCCGGCGCGTCATCTAAGCACGCCGCTTCATGCGGAGACATCTTGCGCTTTCCGTCCATGTCTATGCCCATGCATCTGGTATAAGACGGATGCCGAAGGAAAAACTACATGCATGGACGCACACATCTTGATTATCGAAGACGAAGAACAAATAGCCAGGGTGCTCATGCTGGAGCTGGAGCACGAAGGGTATCAAGCCACACTGGCGGCGGACGGACGCAGCGGCCTGGAGCTTGCGCTTTCCGGGCGGCAATGGGATCTCATCCTGCTCGATATTATGCTGCCCGAGCTTAGCGGAATCGAGGTGCTGCGCCGGATTCGCCAGGCCGGCTTGCGTGTGCCTGTCATTTTGCTCACTGCCCGCGATTCCGTCCCGGATATTGTCAACGGCCTGGATCGGGGAGCCAATGATTACGTCACCAAGCCCTTCGCCATTGAAGTGCTGCTGGCGCGGATTCGCAACCTCATTCAAGCGTTTCGGGAACAAGCTGATTCTTCTGTTGTGCTGCAGGTCGCCGATTTGGTTGTGGATCTGGCTCAGCGACGTGTAGAGCGAGACAGCACGCCAATCGCGCTGACGCCCAAGGAATTCGAGCTGCTGCTGCACCTGCTGAGGCATGAAGACGAGCCGCAGTCCCGGGAACAAATCATCCAGGACGTCTGGGGCTATGACTACGTAGGCGACACCAACATAGTCGATGTATATATCCGCTACCTCCGCCAGAAGCTTGACCGGCACTTTCATCCCAAGTTGATACATACTTGCAGAGGCGTAGGCTATATGCTGTCGACGCGAGCCGAAGGCCCATGAAATTGAAGACGCGTCTTGTGCTGTTCTCGCTTATTTGGATGGTTGGCATGATCGCCTTGTTCAACCTGTTCGTCTACTTTTATTTTGTGCGCATCAATGTCCGAAGCGAGACCGAGCTGCTCTGGAACCGCGCCCAGATCGTGCTGCGCAACCCTATGGTCAAGGACCCGGCCAATTGGGACGATCCCCGGTTGATCGAAGAAGCGCTGTCGTCCGATTCGATCGTCCGCATTATCGGATCGGATGGACGGTTGCGGCTTCAGATTCAGCGGGATGGGGAACTGCTTGCCCAGCATCCTGTGAAATATCGAACGACCTACCACACGCACATCTCCCGGGACAACGGCATTCGCCAACTGTTCATTCAGGTTCCGATTCGCCAGGAAGGGGTTCAAGTCGGCGTGTTGGAGCTCGGCAAACGCATGAGGGTGCTGGAAAACTACCTAAGCGGCTTGATTACCGCGCTATTGCTGACCACGATCAGCGCGGGCATCTTCGCAGTGTTCGGCAGTTTCCTCTACAGTCTGCTCATTTTCAAACCTGTCGGCCAGCTGCTCTCCACGATGCGGCATATACAGCAGAGCGGCTCGTTCGAGCGGCTTGGCGGCTCGTTTGCAACCCGCAAGGATGAATTCGGCCAATTGGGCAGAGCTTTCAATCAGATGATCGACCGTCTGGAAGAGAATGACCGGAAGCAGAGGCAGTTCGTCGCAGACGCTTCCCACGAGTGGCGAACGCCGCTCACTGTCATTGAAAGCTATGCGCAGCTTTTGGAGCGATGGGGACATGAGAAGGAAGAGATTCGAAAAGAGGCTGTTCAAGCGATCCTGAGCGAAACGAGACGTCTGCGTTCCTTGAATCAGTCGCTCATGAAACTGGCGGCTTTGGACGAATCGGCTCAGATATTCCGCAGCATTCCGCTGCTGCCTCTGGCGGAATCAGTCCGCCAGACGCTGAGCCGCGCCTTCAACAGGGAGATAACCCTGGACTGGTCAAGCGACCGGACCACGGCGTCCGGAAGCGGGAGCAAGCCGGCTAAATCCGCTCTTCCCGGCATCAAGCGGTTGCACCGCGGAAAGCAGCCATCCGCATCAGGCGTGCGGAACGAGGAGCCTTCCGAATCCATGAATGGGCCCCGTGTAAGAGGGGACGAGGAACTGCTGAAGCAGCTGCTCGTGATCTTGCTGGACAATGCAGTGAAATACAGCAGCGCTCCCGTGCATATCCGGCTAGTCGAGCATGATCATCATGTGGTGGTCTGCGTGGAGGACAAGGGCATCGGCATTCCTGAGGACGAGCTGCCCCATATTTTCGAACGGTTTTACCGCGTGGAGCCATCCCGCAATCGCGCAACGGGCGGGGCGGGGCTAGGGCTGGCCATTGCTATGCAAATCATCCGCCTCCATGGCGGAGACATTGATATAAAAAGCCGCGCTGCAGCCGACCGCTGCCCCGATGCCCGTAGCGGCACCCGCGTCTGCGTCACGCTGCCGCGCGGTTAAGCGGTCTTACCTCTGCATGGCAAAATCAATATAGTCGACCAACTGGCCTTCAACAGCGCCGCTCCCGCCAGCGGGAATCAGGATCAGCCCCGTTCCGTCCTTCACGGTCTTCAGCATGCTTGATTTGTCAGGCCCAGCCGGCGCAACCCGCAGCTGCCCTCCCTCTATGCGGCCGCAGGCCCGCACATAACGCGGGAACGGCGACGGCTTCGGGAAGGACACATCCAGCACAGCCCGGCACGTGCGCGGGACTGGCGCTGCCGCTCCTTGCATGGCGCGCAGGACTGGCTCGGCGAACAGCTTGTAGCCGACGAAGCAAGCGCCGGGATTGCCTGACAAGGCCAGGAGCAGCCTCCCTTCGCTTACTGCGGCGGTAGTCGGACTGCCGGGCCGCATCGCAACCTTGTTGAACAGCACACGACGTCCTGCCGAACCGTTATCCTCATGCGGCCATGCGGCAAACCACTCTGTCAATATGTCATAATCCCCTACCGACACGCCGCCCGTGGTAATCATCAGATCTGCCTGACTCCATGCCTCTTCCATGCCGGCTATCGCCGTTTCTGCATGATCGGGCAAAGGAGGGAAGAGGACGGGAACCGCTCCGGCCTCACGCACAAGCGCCGCAATCATATGGCTGTTGCTGTTGCGGATCTTGCCTGGCTGTATGGCCTCGGTCACCTGCAGCAATTCCGTGCCGGTGGAGATGATCGCCACCTTCGGACGGCGGTATACAGGCACAGCGGCATGGCCGAATGTGGCCAGCACAGCAACCTCGCCTGCCGTTATGCGTTCCCCCTTGCGCAGGACGGTCTCGGACTGCTCAATCTCGTAACCGACAGGCGTGATATTCTCGCCCGGCCGCACTTCCCTCTTCACGCCGACCTTGTCGCCTGCCGAAGCCGGACCGCTGTCGCGCCGGTTCGTCTGCTCCAGCATAACGACCGCATCCGCTCCCTCCGGCACGCAAGCGCCGGTCATGATCCTCGACGCTTGTCCCTTGCCCAGCTTTCGGGTTGGCAGTTGCCCGCATGCAATGGTCTCCAGCACTTCCAGCTCCGCCATCGAGGCAGGGGAAGCCCCAGCCGTATCCAAGGCGCGAAGCGCGTAGCCATCCATGCCGGATCGGGGGAAATGCGGAACAGGATGATCCGCCTGGATATCCGCGGCCAGCCATCTTCCCCACGCCTCTTCCAAGGCGACTTGCTCGGTATCCAGCTCTGAAGCGCAGGAGAGCACGCGCCTCTGAGCCTCTTCTACAGACACTGCTCTGCGATTGAATTTCATGCCTCCCCCTCGTTTCCTTGCAGTTCCTTGCTCGCGTTCGCCTGGACTGACGCCAACAGCCGATTCAAGGATGAACCGTGCGCGTCGGCAAGAGGGACAAGCAGCAAGGAGGGCTGGACGTTGCCCGTGACCGATGGAGGCGGCTCCGCCTCCGGCCAATACACGACCGCACAGACAGACGTCAATTCATGCAGCAAGCGCCAATGCTCCGGTTCCCGGATAAGCAGAATTTTCGGATAGCCAGCAGCTTTATAGCCCTCTATCACAATGACATCCACATCTCCCAGCAGCGAGAGCAGACGCTCGAGCTGTTCCCGCTCGCCAATAGAACCGCGTTGGAGCGGCTGCGCTTCGCTGCGCATGACAGCCGTGCGATAAGGAGAGGCTATGGCCACCGCCGAAGCCCCCGCCTGTCCATGGCGCCATGTATCCGTTCCTTCCCGGTCAATATCGAAATCATGCGCATCGTGCTTAACGGTCGCAACCCGCAGGGCTTTTGAACGCAGCTGTTCGATTAGCTTGCAAATCATCGTTGTTTTTCCCGTATGCTTGTAACCGACTACTTGGATGATCAACGGTCTGGACACGTTGCGCCGCTCCTTCCCCTGCTTCCTATACATTGGGCCCCGCTTTTTTTATCACACCTTATCTCCATGCAAAGGGCTAGCCGCCAATTTGGGACATTCTCCGGACGGTCGGCAAATGCGACTGGGCCTCGCCATTCAAGGCATTGGCCATTTCGTGATTTTCCGGCTTGATGTCCAGCGCCTTAAGGAACAGCTCTTCAAGCGCCTCATCGTTCCCGATGTAGCGGCGCACGTTAAACTCATCATTCCAATACAGGCAGGGCTTGATATTGCCGTCAGCCGTCAAGCGAAGCCGATTGCACGTCTGGCAGAAATGGTCGCTCACCGGATGGATTAACCCAAATCCGCCCCGGCTTCCGGCAATCCGGTAATCTTGCGAAGGTCCGTTGCCGTATACCTGGCCATTCTGCTCTATTTCCCAACCGCGTTCCTTGCAGCGTTCCAGCACCGTAGACAGGGGCAAGTATTTCCCCTTCCACCCGTCATCACTGTGACCGATCGGCATATATTCAATGAACCGAACTTGGACCGGCTTGTCGATAGACATCTGCAAGAAATCGTCGATTTCGTCGTCGTTCACACCTTTCATCAGCACGACATTCAGCTTGATGGGCGACAGGCCGATGCGAAAGCTCGCGTCCAAAGCCTGCAGCACACGGTGAACATCTCCGCCTCTGGTTATGGCTGCAAAACGGTCCGGCTTCAAGGAATCCAGGCTTATGTTGATCCGCGTCAGTCCCGCTGCTTTCAGCCTATCTGCCTTGGCGGCGAAGAAAATGCCGTTCGTGGTCAATGCGATATCCTCAATTCCCGGTATGGCGGCAAGCATCTCGACCAGCTTTTCCAGTTCCTTGCGCACCATCGGCTCGCCTCCGGTCAGGCGCAGCTTGCGTACGCCCATCCGCGCAAGCACGCGCACAACCTCGGCAATTTCCTCATACGTCAAAATATTGGAATCCGGCTCGAACTCCATGCCCTCGGCCGGCATGCAATATACGCATCTCAGGTTGCAGCGATCCGTTACCGATATCCGCAAGTAGTCATGCACGCGACCGAAACGGTCGATCAATTGTCTGGCCATTTGCTTCCCCCCTTCGAACACTTTGCGCAGCCTGCTTTCCGATTATTATAGCAGAGTCCTCGACCTTCGGCAGCCTGCACGCATAACGGGAAACTGAGCTTTTTTCATCAAAGCAGCGGATGTCTGAACATTTCGAGTTATCTCGCTATCACACCCCGCATTCCGCTTGCACCCGCCGCCGCATTCCGCTGCCTGCTCACTCGTCTGATGCGGTTAGCTTCTCCCGCATTTTTGGGCCGTACTGGGCATACACCTCGGAGCTCTGCCAGCCTCTCCTCCCCATGAGCGCTTCATAACGCAGCCGCTTCACGGACAGCTCATCGCGAAGCTTACTGCGCTCCGATTCATCCTTGCAGCAGGCGAGCAGCTCCTCCAGCGTTATCAGCTCCTTACGCAGCTGCATCTCCTCTGGAAGCATACCCGCATTCTTGAGAAGCTTGAAGCCGAGCCGGAGCTCTGGCGGAACGCCAGCAGCATCGTCAGGGGGAAGCGGTTTGCCCGAACCCGGCAATTGGTCGAAGTCCCCTTTTTCCATCGCTTCGCGAATTTTCTCCTCCACGATCGCGTCCATCCACCCCATCCTATTCAGCCCCTTTCCTTTGTTCCTCTTCGCTTGCGAAGCCTTCCGCTTCCCGTCTTTCTTCTTCTAATGCACGTTCGTACTCCTCCGGCGTGTTCACATTGCGCACGAACCGTTTCGCAATTCCCGCCGCATCCCACGCCGCATCGTTCAAATAGGTGACGCGGAGCTGCGCGAGCAGCCGCGCCATGCTCCGGTCGCCGCGGGCTATACAAACCTTCGCGGCTTCGCAGAGCGCCCTGGTGCGATAGACCGCCTGCAGCGGTTGGCGTCTTCCTTCAACGTCCGGCACCACCGCCTCAGTCTCGCCGCGCAGATCGGCGAGCATCCGTGCTGCCGCAGCCGCTGAGACAAACGGCATGTCGCCCGCCGATACCCATACCGCTTCAGCAGGCTCCTGCCTCCCCTCGTGAAGGGCGCTCACAATGCCGCCAAGCGGGCCTATGTCTGCAAGCCGATCTGTCCGGACAATCAGGGGAACGCCAATGCGCTGCTCGATTTCCTCTATTTGCAGCTGCGAGACGGGCGTGTCGGCCGCAACTGCTACATAAATATGTCCGCATAGTTCGGCCATCGCCCCGACAATACGCTCCAGCACTGTCTCTCCCGAGAACGTCAGCGCCGGCTTCAGCTTGCCGCCCATCCTCGTATTGCGGCCGCCTGCCAGAATGAGTCCGCAGCGTGCAGCAGGCTTCGGCGCTTCCCCCTGCCAGCCTGCTGCGCGGCGCGGATTCATGGCGCGATCGGCGCTCGCTCCTCCTCGCGTCAAATCGGCATTC encodes the following:
- a CDS encoding molybdopterin molybdotransferase MoeA, giving the protein MKFNRRAVSVEEAQRRVLSCASELDTEQVALEEAWGRWLAADIQADHPVPHFPRSGMDGYALRALDTAGASPASMAELEVLETIACGQLPTRKLGKGQASRIMTGACVPEGADAVVMLEQTNRRDSGPASAGDKVGVKREVRPGENITPVGYEIEQSETVLRKGERITAGEVAVLATFGHAAVPVYRRPKVAIISTGTELLQVTEAIQPGKIRNSNSHMIAALVREAGAVPVLFPPLPDHAETAIAGMEEAWSQADLMITTGGVSVGDYDILTEWFAAWPHEDNGSAGRRVLFNKVAMRPGSPTTAAVSEGRLLLALSGNPGACFVGYKLFAEPVLRAMQGAAAPVPRTCRAVLDVSFPKPSPFPRYVRACGRIEGGQLRVAPAGPDKSSMLKTVKDGTGLILIPAGGSGAVEGQLVDYIDFAMQR
- the mobA gene encoding molybdenum cofactor guanylyltransferase, which codes for MRNADLTRGGASADRAMNPRRAAGWQGEAPKPAARCGLILAGGRNTRMGGKLKPALTFSGETVLERIVGAMAELCGHIYVAVAADTPVSQLQIEEIEQRIGVPLIVRTDRLADIGPLGGIVSALHEGRQEPAEAVWVSAGDMPFVSAAAAARMLADLRGETEAVVPDVEGRRQPLQAVYRTRALCEAAKVCIARGDRSMARLLAQLRVTYLNDAAWDAAGIAKRFVRNVNTPEEYERALEEERREAEGFASEEEQRKGAE
- the mobB gene encoding molybdopterin-guanine dinucleotide biosynthesis protein B, translated to MSRPLIIQVVGYKHTGKTTMICKLIEQLRSKALRVATVKHDAHDFDIDREGTDTWRHGQAGASAVAIASPYRTAVMRSEAQPLQRGSIGEREQLERLLSLLGDVDVIVIEGYKAAGYPKILLIREPEHWRLLHELTSVCAVVYWPEAEPPPSVTGNVQPSLLLVPLADAHGSSLNRLLASVQANASKELQGNEGEA
- a CDS encoding DnaJ family domain-containing protein translates to MGWMDAIVEEKIREAMEKGDFDQLPGSGKPLPPDDAAGVPPELRLGFKLLKNAGMLPEEMQLRKELITLEELLACCKDESERSKLRDELSVKRLRYEALMGRRGWQSSEVYAQYGPKMREKLTASDE
- the moaA gene encoding GTP 3',8-cyclase MoaA is translated as MARQLIDRFGRVHDYLRISVTDRCNLRCVYCMPAEGMEFEPDSNILTYEEIAEVVRVLARMGVRKLRLTGGEPMVRKELEKLVEMLAAIPGIEDIALTTNGIFFAAKADRLKAAGLTRINISLDSLKPDRFAAITRGGDVHRVLQALDASFRIGLSPIKLNVVLMKGVNDDEIDDFLQMSIDKPVQVRFIEYMPIGHSDDGWKGKYLPLSTVLERCKERGWEIEQNGQVYGNGPSQDYRIAGSRGGFGLIHPVSDHFCQTCNRLRLTADGNIKPCLYWNDEFNVRRYIGNDEALEELFLKALDIKPENHEMANALNGEAQSHLPTVRRMSQIGG
- a CDS encoding C40 family peptidase, whose product is MPLSSSLFKRVLLSTGLSLSLLSASLAIPAEPAAAASYSQSVKAQHIISTGSAYMGTPYKFGARSGVTYQFDCSSFVQYIFKANGISLPRTSRSQAHSGYWVARGNLQPGDLVFFKVPVSHVAVYIGNGKILHTYGKPGVTISNLNSGYWNRHYNTARRVI
- a CDS encoding sensor histidine kinase; translation: MKLKTRLVLFSLIWMVGMIALFNLFVYFYFVRINVRSETELLWNRAQIVLRNPMVKDPANWDDPRLIEEALSSDSIVRIIGSDGRLRLQIQRDGELLAQHPVKYRTTYHTHISRDNGIRQLFIQVPIRQEGVQVGVLELGKRMRVLENYLSGLITALLLTTISAGIFAVFGSFLYSLLIFKPVGQLLSTMRHIQQSGSFERLGGSFATRKDEFGQLGRAFNQMIDRLEENDRKQRQFVADASHEWRTPLTVIESYAQLLERWGHEKEEIRKEAVQAILSETRRLRSLNQSLMKLAALDESAQIFRSIPLLPLAESVRQTLSRAFNREITLDWSSDRTTASGSGSKPAKSALPGIKRLHRGKQPSASGVRNEEPSESMNGPRVRGDEELLKQLLVILLDNAVKYSSAPVHIRLVEHDHHVVVCVEDKGIGIPEDELPHIFERFYRVEPSRNRATGGAGLGLAIAMQIIRLHGGDIDIKSRAAADRCPDARSGTRVCVTLPRG
- a CDS encoding response regulator transcription factor; the encoded protein is MDAHILIIEDEEQIARVLMLELEHEGYQATLAADGRSGLELALSGRQWDLILLDIMLPELSGIEVLRRIRQAGLRVPVILLTARDSVPDIVNGLDRGANDYVTKPFAIEVLLARIRNLIQAFREQADSSVVLQVADLVVDLAQRRVERDSTPIALTPKEFELLLHLLRHEDEPQSREQIIQDVWGYDYVGDTNIVDVYIRYLRQKLDRHFHPKLIHTCRGVGYMLSTRAEGP